The DNA region GGTGCTCCAACAGGAGCAGGAGTCCTGCCGAACACGGCAGCTGTCGAGTTCACAGCTCCTGCGGCGCCGGGCTCCATTTTAGCCACCGATCCTGACTGACTCTGCAATTTCTGCAGGAGGCTCTGAGTGCCAGCCGCATCCTGAGCTCCGTGGGCCGTGGCCATGCCGTGGGCAGCCACGGGCTGGAAGAGGCCCGTCAAAGTGTCCCCGACGGGGGGGACGCTGCCGTTCTCACACAGGCGGCTCTCGGGGAGCTCGGCCAGCggctgcagctcagtgcccCGCACCATCAGCTTCTGGATGgcggggcacagctgcttctcGGCGCCGGGGGAGTGCCTGCTGGGCTCCTCGTAGGACAGCGAGCGAACCACGCCCTGCCTCGCCGGGAcgctctcctggggctgcttGCTGAGCGCCTCCGAGCCGTCTGCCTTGTCCTGTTTGCCAAACAGCGCTGTCAAGGACAGGTGCTGCGGTTCAGGATCCGCGTTCTGCGAGGGGACGAAGGAAAAGAGTGAACACAGCTTCCTCCTGCAGGAGTTACATTGttacagacatattttatgaaatatccTTTcgttaggattttttctcctgagaagctgagaggcctcggAAACAAAATTtcacaataattatctgctgctgtggaacgcaacaggtgcatctttgattggtctcatgtggttgtttctaattaatggccaatcacagtccagctggcttagactctctggtcagtcacaagattttattatcattctattcctttcctttcaaagcctcctgatgaaatcctttcttctattattttaatataccattttcttttaaaataatatatatcataaaaatatatatctatacatcacagacatcttttgtggaaaatcctttctttaggagtTTTTCTCTTcggggaagctgaggccccagaaatagaagggaaacaaaaattatctgctgatgtggaatgcagtaggtgcacctgtgattggctcatgttccatgtttacaattaagggccaatcacaagaCCAAGCTCCGGGACAGATTCACAGAGAACTCTCTTGTTATGAGATccctattctattcttagcttagcagcttttgaacttttctctctattcctattagtatagtcctaatgtattatatatcataaattaataaatccagccttctgatcatgaagcaaAACTCTCGtctatctcttcacccctgaaGACCCTTACAAGTCATGTAACatctataaataaaatatagatCATAAATCAGGCTTCTGAAACACtgagtcaagattctcatctcttcccttgtcctgggacccctgcaaacatCACCGCATTACATTAAGTGGTGACAACATTTAGCCAGCAGAATTCAatgaaaagctgagaaagctgcaatgctctttttttccccaagaggATTTTTAATAGTTTTGTCACATAGGAAGGGCAAGAAGACTGTTGTCAAGCTGCTAATGTGGGAGAAAATCAGCAAATCTGAGACATAGCAGTGGCTTTGCTTTAAATAACATGAAAGAGCATCTTCTTTTACAGCCATCAGTACAATATTAGTAAGAGACAGAAATCTGCCTGTGTATGAAGTAGAGCCACTTCTTGTGCATCTGCTGGTCACAGCTGAATTCAATTTTTAGGATTTTGCACTGCGATTCGGCTTGAAGATATACCAAGAgacttttctttatttcaatgATTTccactggggaaaaagaaaaccaaacaaaaaacgcaaaaaaaacccaaaaaccaaacaaaaccccacaaaaagtGTGGTCCAGCAATTGACTAGATCAGCTTGTGATCAAAACATGCCCTGAAATTTGCAAGACCAATATTTCTTTGTTGCATCAGCACAGTGTGTCTGTAGTTTGTGCGTTTCCACATCATACAGTGGGGGTTAGGGAGCTTTCACAAACCATTGTGCTTTAAAATCATTCCTTACAGTGGCTCAATCTCAAGTCCATGCAGTGACCTCAAACCAATGTTCCTgttgctcagagcagcagcagcagtcagaaAACACCCCAGATTTTAccttgctctgctgggagattcgctgctgctgctgggtctCACTCGGCTTCACTGGAATGGGTTTGATCAGGTTGGGGTTGCTGTAGATTGCAGAGGAACTGGTTATTTGTTTTGGCTCTGAGCAGGTCTTACACTGCAACACAAAAAAAGGGTTTCTTAGCATGTGTGACAATGTATTTTCCTCCAGTTCCCAACCACAGTAAAATACAGACATAACCAGATACTCAATAACCAAAATACTAACTGCAGCACTGATGATGAAGTATTATGCTATTAGAAGAACTGTAGCAACTGCAACCTAATTTTCTAAAACCACAAGACATATGTAAAACTGAACACTTGATTccaagatttccctctaatttAAATCTCAGCTCTCTTTTTGgccttctgcttttcctgcacttcaaaaacataaaatactttaaaaaagcaCCTTAAAAACCAAGCAACAGACATGCTTTTCCTGTATGCAACAGGCAGCTAAAAGGATTAATGGGCCcataaagataatttaaaatgcttttgtcaACAAGTAGAATAATAACTCAACTCTTTTACATAAATCTTCACATGGTAGGAACTGGTAGGATGTATATACatgtacagaaaaataattaaagattTAATCAATTTGTAGAATCAGGAGGATTTCTTATTATGAAAAAGATGGTCAAGACAGATTACTAAAAGTGATCAGGGACAAAAAATGTTATGTGGAGAGAGAAGGGCATGActtaattcagagaaaaaacacataaaatgcTCTGTGaaaaagtaaatggaaaaagaaaatgtgaataaGATGctatacataaaaatatagtCAATGAAACTAAAAAAGCATTGGGTATACACGGAACGCTACTGTCAGTAGAAAAGAAGACAGTGTCTTTGAAGTCATTGTCACTTGATACAGTTGAAACCAAGAAAGTGGAAAGATTTTTAGAAGAATTATTTAACAAGAAGTTAATAGAATTAGCTATTAATTCTAACCCCACTCTCAAATACACAAAGCTGATTACTTAACCCATTTCTGacaataaacaaataaacaaagacATGCTggtcccagggctgcccagTAAAGCAGAACTGGAATTCTTGTAAGGACTTAAGGGGCTTTAGTAGATCCTCAACACTTTAACTTTTTTGTCAGATTGGACAGATCCTACGTGGACCAAAACTGCATTACAATAAGACTAAatagctgggtttttttgccccAAACAGTTCTCTTTCTAATggttctgctttttcttcaaTGTATCTTCTATTTTTCAGCCCAACCTTTTGGGCAAAAAGCACATAAACTTTAACACAATGGATAACATCCTATTGAATATTTGCCAGTGAGTTCTGCAGAATTTAAATAATACCCTTATTTCCTCAGGATATTTTAATAGGCTGAATTCCTCAGAAACCTTAAGTACCTTAGATTCCACTGTCATACCCTGCATAATCCCAGCACTAAGCCTATAAAAATGAGGTGAGAAGCAGTAGTGTTTAACAGAGTCATCACTACATGAGCATATTTTAGACCAAATTCCTCAGCCAAATGAGCATCAGTACACACAAGAATGACATTGACCTGACTTGGTATCATTGCTGTGACTCGATAACAAGGCTAGTAGGTTGCTGTCAAACACAGAAGCACATGGAGGAGAAAAGAAGCCTGTGATGATTGCAGAGGCATCTCTAACTATTGGAGCTCAGAATTTAAAGCCATTGTGGCAGATGGGAGCACAGCCTTGCTGGTGAGGAAGTTGGGAGCACTAGCATGGCATTTTAAGCACCTGTCAGGTGGACAGGTAAAGATGCTATCAGATGCTATTATCAACAAATAATAGCAAAAAGCAGCATGAAAGAAATCCCACCATGCTCTGTAGTGAGAGAACCAGAGAACATCTGGCAATTCCTACACCTTGCTCACAGCTCTGTCCTTTAGTCAGCTGTCCTGTTCAAAGCTCTGCTGCTACAAAAGATTGATAAGCAGCCAAAAGGTTCTAAGATCAAGTCAAAGAAAGGCTCAGCAACACTGGAACAAAACTAGACACTTATGGTCCATGTGGAtcaaaaagagcaagaaaaaggGGTTTTTGGCAAGTTTGGTAGAGTCAGAGATATTCAAAGCAAACAACAGCTCTGTGTTGTGAGATCCATACTCCACCTGTGCAGTATGAAGCTGGAAATGCTAAATGCTGGGAGAAGAACTGTGCAGCACAGAGTTCAACCCAGAGcttgggctgcagcacaggacaAGGCACAATGGGAAAGGACAAACCCATTTTGTCACGATTTGTTCTGTACCTTTGCAACTCTTCAGCTGGTTTCTCCATGGCTGTCAGTGAGGCCAGCTTTTTTTTACCAGAGGTCAAGAGAAGGCAACTGTATAAGAGGTAGATCTAAAAAAATAACTCAGTAGTTTGGCAACTTAAAGCTCCATCAAttcaaaaaggaagagaaagctgtgtattttattttgcatgtaaTGTAATCTCTAAATGTACAACATAATTTGGGAACAAGGAACTTCAAAATGAGTTACAGTCCTAAAAATTGAGTAAAATTCCTTAAAACTTTGAAAATTGATGCTCTTGAACTGATTCTACAGCTTCCAACACTTTAACACACTCTTCACTGAATAAACACAATTCAAAGAAGAGAACAATATATTTCATAACTAATTTCAGCACATCAGACTGTAAGTAATAAAACATACACTGACAAGAAAGTAGATGTCATAAACCAGTCAAAACCCACAACTGCTCTGAAACATTGACATTAGAGAGAAAAATGGTTGTCATTGCCTTTATTTATCACACTCTAGAAATTTATATTACTAGCAATACAAGAAATCATACACATCCTGTTCATGAGAGGTCAGGCATTCATAGCACTCATGTCCCAGATGAGGAGGAagtttttatgttattttttatgTCCTTGGCAATCCCTTAAATGCAGAAAGATTAAAGATAAAGTAAGAAGCAAATCTGCAAAAGATTCTAAAGGGAAAAGAGTCCTAAAAGCTATTATTTAAACAACAGAATTTCCTCTCCTTTGTCTTGTTTCCTGTGTGCTAATGCAGAAATGGAAGGTAACATCTTTTAGATTTATCACcctcttttcacagaatctgAAGACAGCCtaatattttccagttttccatcTGCAGTATTTTTAAGGTTATCTAATGAAAACCCTTTAAACATTTCAGAACATCTCAAATCATATTCTCTGATGACAAGATTAGATAATGATTCAGTATTAAAAGATGGGAAAACCACCAAGTTTTGGAAGTGTTTGTCCACTATAATACATTAAATCTCTACTGCAGAAAATACAAAGGCCCCAAGCTTCAACAGAAACTATACACAAAATTTAGGTTCCATTTCACCCTAGCTCAAAACAGTTTGCTATCATCTTTCTGAGGATTTTATTAGTAGctacatttcagaaaaataaacacgAGAAATGTAAAGAGATAAAAGTTAAGATGTATGTACATTGCCAGACTCTTAGGGAACACTGAGGAGCTCTATTATTGCATGACAGCACATAAGCAAtacaggaaacagcagcaggaacctGCAGGCTCTGTAACAATTTGTAGCTTATATATAGGTAGTTAAAATTATTAGATTTTTATTCCCCAAAGTAAAACGTTTTTGATTGCTCAATAATAGAGAACATTATTAGTCCATTAGTTACTTCTTTATTTAGAAGCCTCAGAAGACCAAAGCAGCGCACGGGCTGAAATCATACTACATTTCAaccttttcatttccttccatTAGTGCCTGAAAGGAGCTAACAACCACAATTAAAAGCAGTAACTTCACTGCCAAAAGTCTCCTGAACCAAGTCCTTTGTGCAAAGCACGGAAACTACCAGCAGGTAAATACTTCACCCAGAAAGAGGGCACAGCTTGCAGGGGCTCCTCAATAGCCACAACAGCTCTAAGGGTCAGATGAAAGGTAATTTATACTTGCTCTGAGCCTCTGCTATTCAACAAATAATCATATCCACATTCTCCTGCCAGAACTTGTTATTGACagcattaatttcttttgaatttttaGCAAATTCGACATAAAATGAGAGAGCACACTGTCCAAAATCACTTGGAGTAGATCTAttcaaaaccccaaatcaaatattttatgtttcatACTGTAAAATGGGAGCAAGTCTCACCTTGGTATACTCATCTTTGGCCTTGGTAAGCATCCTTAAGATATCCACTTCTTTGTTATTAGCAGAATTCATGATCATGGGGGACAcccctgttcctgtgccctgctgtgctttgAATTGTTCCTGCTGAGTTAGGCTGAAAGGTGGAGGATATATGAGAAAAAAAGTACAAATCAAACATAAAAACTTAACCACAATTAATGTACAATACTTAATTGAAACTCAAATATTTGTCCTTCCCCATCTACATTAAAATGTGCAGTAAAAAAATCgctattaaaaaaatctctataAAAATCATAATTTGACATAAGATTAATTTTCTCCAATCTTGACTACACTAGACCATAGAATAAAATTTCCATAACTGAGTCACAATTTCTATACCCAGAAGGAGCAGGAATTTATAGTGTTATTCAGTTCTGCTGGTGGTGGAGGAtggcaaacacacacacaaatcagGCATTAAGTACTAGCAAATGACCAATTTCCTGCCCCAgctgttttattattattgtagAATGCTGAGAATTAAAACACACAGCCAATTGGCTGAGCAACAGGGTATTTTTTATCTATATGAAATACTGCTATTATAAACCACTACACATGGTTTACATTTGCATGAATCCTCTGAAAACTAGGTTTTATTGTAGTAAATTACCAGTTTGAGAGCACCTAATCACCACCAACCGAAACTTGAGCTAGTTAACTAAAATGAGCTGTCAAAAACCTGGGCTTCCTAGGGTTCAttgtttatttctgtaaattcaTCCCCATCAATTATTTCTTGGGTCACAGCTGACTCATTTTAGAGCTATAGAATAtacagcaaaaccaacaaaccccactgaacaaaaccccaccactgTCCCAGTCTGCATTTCACACTGTTTTGTcactgcaaaatgaaaagcagcaggtattttttcaaaaaaaggaCATATGGAGGAAAGATGACTACCTTCCCATCCAGTATTTTATCACAAATCCTATCTGGTGTGTCTAATCCTATGTACCACAGGCAGCTGGAATAGCCAATCACTGCCTGGTCCTACCCAGCCCCTTTACAACATCCTCCACATTAAAGCTCTAAAAAATGTAGATTGCATATGTTGATAAAATCTGTATGACTTCAGCTCCCTTGTTCTCCAAGCAAACATGAAAACCTGCAGGACACCATCCTAAAAAAAAGGGTCCCtgcaaacaacacagaaaaatgagCACTGTCTATCCTGGACATGAGAAGAGTGATATTGGAAAAAGCTACCCATATGACATTCTTAGGATAAAACACAGCTGAGAACACAGTTCTGTATGAAATCTTCACCTCTGGCTGGACTGCAAAATTAAAGTTTAACAtttagaaaaacacatttttatgtgCATGAAAGCAATGACTTTAAAGCTAATTGAAGTCTTGCTTTAAATGCCAACAACAAAGTGAATTTTGTATCTATTGCTAAGAAATGAGGAAGCAGGGATTCAGCCATGCTGTACAAACAGGACAAACCCCACAGAAATTGTATCAATACAGCATGCCCTCATGATATCCTGCACTTACCTTaatataagcaaaaaaaaagaaagataacaaaattaaaaaataaaatcttcccAAATTGAAAGATATATTAAACCCCCAAAGAATACAATTCTTCAAAATAGGTCTCTGAGTCATCAGGAAATAAATCATATCAACTGGTACACTCTGATGTAGCTGGAGAGCTGCACTACAAATTAGGAAAAATTACTGCAATACTGTGacttatttatcattttatgaaATGCAGGCTCGACACTTGCAACAAAGTTTGTAAGTTTAAAGTAGAAAGGCATTATAATCCTAAAAACATAAAATGGGCATGTACATACCAGAaaacatacattaaaaaatttacCCATCACTTACTTTTTCATGAGCTCTGCAATTCTTTGGCATTCTTCTTTATCATAAAACCAAATCCCATATATGGACACTGCAAATGCACATCAAACACAAACTGTGAGCATCTTCTCAAACAGCAACTCTTCCTGGTAGATATTTAAATGTGACCTGCAAATTAATcttcaaatttattttgatCTTATGTTTTCCCCATCCAGAAACACAAAATGACACCTCAGATCCTATAAAATCAAAAAAGATCAAAGGCACATCTCTAAGCATTCAGATTACAAGCTCTTAAATACTCAATTAAGGCAAAGGTATTTGATCCTTTTCTTCAGAACACTAAACCAGTGGgggtttttctttaaaatctttttctctgtgctttatTTTATGTCATATCCATTTGGCTCCACTACCAGCATGCTGCAGGGAGCATTGCATGCATATGGAAGTAGGGAAATCTCTTTGGTTTTCAAAGAATGCTGAGGTCTATCTTACAGAGCATCAGAGCATCTCTACCTCCCTGGAGATTTGCTGTAATTCTGCCCATTGTTTTCTGCAGGAGATCCTGggtttcctcctccttccctccctatCCTACTGCAGGCAAGAGTTGTCTCTTAACCTTACCAGGAATTGGCAGTTCCTGCCATGTCTTCCAacatttcatttgaaaatggaTTTCATTTGACATGGGTTGAGCACCTGTTCAAAAACAACTGCAACACTGACCCTGATGATGTAATAATTCCTAATATTAGGAGAGTCCAAAAGCAATAACTCCTTCAATTCCACAGAGCCAAACCTGTGGCATATGAAGTGTTCCTTGGCTTTGTTCatgtttggaaagaaaatgaatgtaCAGCTGCTTGCAAGACATAACTATATTATTTTCTCCATTCTCCTCCAAATTTAAAGCTGTGTGTTGTCTTCTATAGAACTAAAAATGGTCCCAGCTGTTTAATACACATCACATTGGCAAAAAGTCTAAAATATCACACAAATCAGACATCCTGTAGGCATACAAAAATTAACTTTGAAAATATGTACTGTCCTTTTTATGATTATTGAGAAGTGTGATGATTTCTATTACTCACCTAAAAAAGGCAAGTAACATAATATGCACCAGTGGTTCTACAAATGTGCAATTTAAGAGCTGAACTGCACAAGTAATCTCagttttttaacagaaatattaaaatatgcatttcaaATGCACATGAATATTCTAGCATGTTCCAATGGGTGTTCAGTAAAAAACTGTGCACCTGTAGAAAAGCATGTGAACAACTCATAAGGTTCCAGAACACCCACCTGTGATGCAAAATTCCACATCCTTCTGATGGAACACATTTGAAAATTTGTCCAAATCACAAGAAACTACATATTCCTCAATGCAACAGCACAGCAAGCAGACTGAGAATCCCAGACAAACCAAATTTGTTTTAATCAAGATACTCATTCTTTATAAAAGAATCTCCAATGGAGAAGAGTATTGATGAAATTTTAGCCATCTGCTCCATCTTCCCAAATTTCTTTTATGTCTGCCACAGCTGGTGGCACCATCAATTATGCAGCACAGGTTGGACAGCTTCACCTTTGGCCAACAGAACAGACATGCCACAGACTACTGATGAATACCTAATAAATCTGAAAGCTGACAGTCCCTTGGAAATGCCAAACTGCTTCTGGCCATTAGAAGCTGCAAGACTCACACTGccttgcttcagctgctgaTTTATCTCAACTCAGAGACAAACAGAAGTAAACTGATAACCAGAACAATGACAGATTTCAGATTTTACAGAGCTACAActaatattttgaaatacagtTGCAACAAATACAAACCTCTTTGGATCAGAACAAGGGCActgggtctgtgccaccaaaccaaaccacaccaCCACCCAACAACATATCCCATTTTAACTCCAGTTTTAAGTCAGGATACTGCAGATCCAGAGACCTTTAACCTAGTGCTGAGCTGAACTTCAAACCCACCCACATATATTTCTCCCCTTGGTTAAATGGtatttccaacccaaattagGAAGAACAGCTGAAAGCAAGCTAAGAGCAAAGCCCAACATCCTGTGAGCTTAGAGCTCACCCAGTTGGTGCTGAAATCTTTCAGAAGTGGACAGTCCTACTGCTCTTCCTTCCACACTGCTCCCATCTGTCCAGAGGAGACAGACACTTGAAATTCACTGAGAAACAACCCCTGAGCTTGTGGTAGCACAACACACCCTGAACTCTTTTATGCAGGTGAGAGTGAGGGACCAGTGAGAACACAGCAACTTGTGGAAATCTGAGATACCTGAAGCAGCCATGGCATAAATTCACTATATTCTCCTGTAATCagtatttaagagaaaaaaagtgtAGAAACAATGAGTATTGATGGCCTCCATCTTGATTAATGATGaggacaaaatgaaaaaaaaaatctggtgtGTGTGGCAACACATAAAACCCCACAACCAGAATGAGAACCTAAGCTGATAACAACCTGTAACTGTCTGGGAACCTGGCACACAGACACAATACAAATTCACTGCAAGCTTTCTACCAGCATGAAAACACTGCCTGTTTTATCAGGATTAAACATAAACAGATTACTTTTATCTCCCTTCCCACTCTGTCAGACTGTTTGACAAAATAGAATTTCACATCTAAGTATCATGTGTAGAGTGGTAATTTCATGTTCGTGTTAAAAATGAATCACAAAACATCAGAGACACAAAGCAAATTTTTCCACTGCCAAACAGAAGAGGAAATATTAAGGCACTTCAGGCCCAGCCTCAACCATAAAGTTATGTAAGAAGAGATTGTAAAAAAcggaaaaaaataaaatcagagtcAAGTAATGAATTGATgacattaaaaggaaaaaaaagtgccaCAATTACAATATTATTAACAAGATTACACAAAGCTATGACATAATGCAGCTATGAACTCAAGAAGATGCAATTAACATTGAATGGGAAGCTAAATTACTGAAATAAACTGACTGAAGTTATTAATTATTAAGGGTATCAGTCTTTAGAATTTTTAGAATTTCTAAAAGGCAGGCCACTCATAAATCAAAACTGAAAACTTTTACCCAAATCTGTGAAGCTCCTTTAATAGCTCAGTGACTGAATTTCAGGAAGGGCACTATTTAAGTTTGAAATCACGACTTCAGAGCCAATTCGAAAGCTTCCGCCttacagttttcattttttggcTATGGATTTCTCCTGTCCTCACAAACACTAGAACACTTGATACTATTTATATGCAGAAGCTGACAGCTGCTATCTTCCAGAATTATAGATAACAATTTCCAACCTCTCAATATTTGAAACATTAATTTAGCTATTACGATAATACAGAATTTCTTATCGACCTCAATCATTCGTGTTAAGTATTCTATTAAAAAGAAAGGCATTTTTTCcgggattattttttttcctcttcattatTCCAGTGATTAGATTTTTGTCTTCTGGATAGACATTTTCATTATGAAAGCTTTTGTTTCAGCAGACCTGCAACATGTGATTTTTAAGCTACTCCTCCACAGACTACATAAAATGGATACAGAAATAACTACTGACTAGAGATTCCCCTGTACCTAGGAACTGTTTTATACTTGCtggtattaaaaataaaaaaataaacaccaagtctgaaatttttgtgtttattcTTCATTCCATGCTTAAAGTATTTTGGTCTATGTATAGTCTAGACTCTTGCTCCTGAATATGTAAATCCACACTTGGCTATGTTAAAGAGAAATTTCTGTATCCATGTCTCGCAAGGCAGGCAGACACCTTTATGTTGCTATGTTTAGGACTGCAACAAGGGAGAAATATAGAAAAACCCGAGCACAGACAGCTGCACACTATCCTGGAAAGCTGAATTCCATCCCAGAGATGTTATGCAATGATACACAAGCTGTGAAATATTATCTGAAGTGGCTGCACTGGTTGTGTGTGCTTCATTTCCCAGTGGCTGAGGCGAGATCTTGGACCTGGGTGCAAGACTTGAGTGTGTGGCCTGAAAAAACACCCATCACCCCAATCCAAGTCCGTAAGAAACTTTTTTGAACATATGAATAATAAATacattggaaaaaaattggCTTGAGTAATTAAAGTCAGACACTCCATTCTAATTGTAACTACTCTGCCCTAGGATCTCAATTTGTGAAATGGGAAGAATAATCTTTATAATCTGAGCAAGGTAAGACAGTTCTCTTTGTTCCTGAGTTACCAGCTTTATAGTGATGATTATTGGAGAAAACAACATGAAAACTCCATAATTCTGACTCTAGTGCAGAACTCCAGAGGCATATAACAAAGGCCATGCATGAGTAATGAGGAAAAACCAGACTACTGAGTAGCCTCTTGATGTGAACACCACTCCAACTGTTTGATAGCTGAAACAAAGTCCTTattgcaaaagaagaaaaccacacaATATAAAAGTCCATAAACAGAGAGATTGCACAACCAGCCTTAACTCTGGTATTTCCTAGTTTAGGAGTCCTAAAGTTCTTTTAGCTCTAAGCAGGCTTTAAATTCTTTCAAACATAAAATTTTGCTCTTTAGATATTAAACCCAAAACACTAGAAAAAGATTTCAATTGTATCCTGTTATACCACATTGACAGAAATGTGGATCATCAACAGGACTGGAATTTTTAGGCCTCTTGCTTCTCAGCATTGTGCAAAGCTGCACAATACAAAATATGTATTAGGTAAATGTATTTGTTTCTAAATAATGGAAATTTCTCTCTGGCTATATCCTGGTATTTCTGGAAGTTTTTAAAGAGAAGTCAAAATTTTAATGATTCCTCAGGCATTAAAAAGTCAATAAATTGAAGCAAGGTAAGAGTTtttcaaacaacaaaaatgtgtattttgctATGAGCTCAACCTAAATTCCTAAAAAGCTCTGAAAAGGCCCTGCCTGTTAAATTATCAGACAATTGTTCTTTCATTTAAAGGCTGATAAAGCTCCTGATCCACTCATTTGGAGAACTGTTAAAGACAGGGAAAAGGATGACTTGGTATCTCCATTatctcaaatatttaaaatattatatatgaACAAGCAAGCTACAAAAAATGCCCTAATAAACAACCAAACCAGTTGTTAAAGGAGAAAGAATCCTACTCACAGACATGTCAATGCAAAGCACTGATTACACATGGCCTCTTTTCAG from Ammospiza nelsoni isolate bAmmNel1 chromosome 5, bAmmNel1.pri, whole genome shotgun sequence includes:
- the DCP1B gene encoding mRNA-decapping enzyme 1B isoform X3, which produces MAAALGRGLDISLAALRQHDPYISGIVDVASQVALYTFGHRASQWEKTDVEGTLFVYTRSASPRHGFTIMNRLSMENRTEPITKDLDFQLQDPFLLYRNARLSIYGIWFYDKEECQRIAELMKNLTQQEQFKAQQGTGTGVSPMIMNSANNKEVDILRMLTKAKDEYTKCKTCSEPKQITSSSAIYSNPNLIKPIPVKPSETQQQQRISQQSKNADPEPQHLSLTALFGKQDKADGSEALSKQPQESVPARQGVVRSLSYEEPSRHSPGAEKQLCPAIQKLMVRGTELQPLAELPESRLCENGSVPPVGDTLTGLFQPVAAHGMATAHGAQDAAGTQSLLQKLQSQSGSVAKMEPGAAGAVNSTAAVFGRTPAPVGAPAAPANSMSQPPLVYFNGSLPGQTLEAQTLGKEQSKLPRQPLPLSGNQAANSGVISPQELLKKLQIVQQEQQLHVSSRPTLAAKFPVTQNTNTLKSLDSWIEKAPGTEKQSTLFQGCEQNKEAETAEEGLPTAAINTVLDALNVEI
- the DCP1B gene encoding mRNA-decapping enzyme 1B isoform X2, whose translation is MNRLSMENRTEPITKDLDFQLQDPFLLYRNARLSIYGIWFYDKEECQRIAELMKNLTQQEQFKAQQGTGTGVSPMIMNSANNKEVDILRMLTKAKDEYTKCKTCSEPKQITSSSAIYSNPNLIKPIPVKPSETQQQQRISQQSKNADPEPQHLSLTALFGKQDKADGSEALSKQPQESVPARQGVVRSLSYEEPSRHSPGAEKQLCPAIQKLMVRGTELQPLAELPESRLCENGSVPPVGDTLTGLFQPVAAHGMATAHGAQDAAGTQSLLQKLQSQSGSVAKMEPGAAGAVNSTAAVFGRTPAPVGAPAAPANSMSQPPLVYFNGSLPGQTLEAQTLGKEQSKLPRQPLPLSGNQAANSGVISPQELLKKLQIVQQEQQLHVSSRPTLAAKFPVTQNTNTLKSLDSWIEKAPGTEKQSTLFQVISPQRIPATASPTLLMSPMVFAQPTPAAPKAAESGRLGSAEPGSGSLLLPLPAEAAVPCSASVSKVQLQETLLHLIQNDDNFLNIIYEAYLFSVRKAAMKKPM